Proteins from a genomic interval of Ferrovibrio terrae:
- a CDS encoding methyl-accepting chemotaxis protein, translated as MDTPTIRRSLPVRAKIVTALVAFAVLPLLVLGGALWFEVDEIQHTQTSRVEMAAHQINDVIDRNLFERYGDVQAFGYNAAAIDPQNWSKPGTGNPLVVAMNRYMANYGIYKLMLLVSPEGKVLAVNSKDSGGKTLATDALYQKSYANASWLKAALEDKFLKGKNGFTGTVVEQPARHPELASLYGGDDYALVFAAPVTDETDKTIGVWVNFAGFDLVEQIIQQSSESLAIAGLPGAEITLLDSRGVVIVDYDTETLKGKTYSRDWSVLGKLNLADAGVEAAKRALTGKAGGIESMHARKQIVQVAGYHQSTGAYDYPGLKWSALVRVPTSVAYAAINAAIFQVVAVLVVAIAAATIIGLWFGNVLAKPIRRVTTALTDLTLGKVDIDTTGKNAGDELGAALRASEEIRDRIVSGLQTGETLKSITASVMLADADNNIVFVNRTAQELFKEAGDDIRRELPQFDPNAMIGKKIDIFHKNPVHQHRMIAALDKPYNTTITVGVRRFDLTAVPVFDVTGKRLGTAVEWRDMTQQHAVQIEVSSLVEAAQQGDLARRVNLDGKSGFMREIATGINGLLETVSVAVNDVDSVLSALSEGDLGRRMDGSYHGQFRNLQENCNTTIERLRDITGKIGETALNVNSASTEIATGAQDLAQRTESQAASLEQTAAAMHEVTETVRQNAANASAADQKASAARETAAKGGAVVNEAVAAMGEIEQSAQKIGDIIGLIDEIAFQTNLLALNASVEAARAGEAGKGFAVVAQEVRALAQRSANASKDIKALIQSSNAQVKTGVQLVNQTGQSLQEILVAVKQVNDIVAEIATASSEQARAMQEINTAVGQMDEMTQRNGALVEETSAATQTLAHQARDLSDLISFFRDGGETTAERRRETRFDCSQEDSLEIGGNAIGLKNWSINGLLAGPFDHPPPIGQRFPVQADLRRAGLRFKAEAEVVRIDGNFVALKYRAANDDKRKIAAYFA; from the coding sequence TGGTTGCCTTCGCCGTTTTGCCCCTGCTTGTACTAGGTGGCGCGCTTTGGTTCGAGGTTGATGAGATTCAGCACACGCAGACTAGCCGCGTGGAGATGGCGGCGCACCAGATCAACGATGTGATCGACCGCAATCTGTTCGAACGCTATGGCGATGTGCAGGCCTTCGGCTACAACGCCGCTGCCATCGATCCGCAGAACTGGAGTAAGCCTGGCACCGGCAATCCGCTGGTGGTGGCGATGAACCGCTACATGGCGAATTATGGCATCTACAAGCTGATGCTGCTGGTCAGCCCCGAGGGCAAGGTGCTGGCCGTGAATTCCAAGGATTCCGGCGGCAAGACACTGGCCACCGATGCGCTGTACCAGAAAAGCTATGCCAACGCCTCATGGCTCAAGGCCGCGCTGGAAGACAAATTCCTCAAGGGTAAAAACGGTTTTACCGGCACAGTGGTGGAGCAGCCAGCACGCCATCCTGAACTTGCCAGCTTATATGGCGGTGACGACTATGCGCTGGTCTTCGCCGCACCGGTGACGGATGAAACGGATAAGACGATCGGCGTCTGGGTAAATTTCGCCGGTTTCGATCTGGTCGAACAGATCATCCAGCAGTCGAGCGAAAGCCTCGCCATCGCCGGTCTGCCGGGTGCCGAGATCACGCTGCTGGATTCGCGCGGTGTTGTGATCGTCGATTACGATACCGAAACTCTCAAGGGTAAAACCTACAGCCGCGACTGGTCCGTGCTTGGCAAGCTCAACCTCGCCGATGCCGGCGTCGAGGCCGCGAAGCGGGCGCTGACTGGCAAAGCCGGCGGTATCGAATCGATGCATGCGCGCAAGCAGATCGTGCAGGTTGCCGGCTATCATCAGAGCACTGGTGCCTATGACTATCCCGGCCTGAAATGGTCTGCCCTGGTCCGCGTGCCGACCTCGGTGGCCTACGCGGCGATCAATGCGGCCATCTTCCAGGTCGTTGCCGTGCTGGTGGTCGCGATTGCGGCTGCTACGATTATCGGCCTGTGGTTCGGCAATGTGCTGGCCAAGCCGATCCGCCGCGTCACTACTGCGCTCACCGACCTCACCTTGGGCAAGGTGGATATCGATACCACAGGCAAGAACGCTGGCGACGAACTCGGTGCGGCTTTGCGCGCGTCGGAAGAAATCCGCGACCGCATCGTCAGCGGCCTGCAGACCGGCGAGACGCTGAAAAGCATCACTGCCTCGGTCATGCTGGCCGATGCCGACAACAACATCGTCTTCGTCAATCGTACGGCACAGGAACTGTTCAAGGAAGCCGGGGACGACATCCGCAGGGAACTGCCGCAGTTCGATCCGAATGCCATGATCGGCAAGAAGATCGATATTTTTCACAAGAATCCGGTGCACCAGCACCGCATGATTGCCGCGCTCGACAAGCCCTACAACACCACGATCACCGTCGGGGTCCGCCGCTTCGACCTGACCGCGGTGCCGGTCTTCGATGTAACCGGCAAGCGGCTGGGCACGGCCGTGGAATGGCGCGACATGACGCAGCAGCATGCCGTGCAGATTGAAGTTTCCAGCCTGGTCGAGGCCGCGCAGCAGGGCGATCTGGCGCGTCGCGTCAATCTTGACGGCAAGAGCGGCTTCATGCGCGAAATCGCCACAGGCATCAACGGTCTGCTGGAAACTGTCTCGGTTGCGGTGAACGACGTGGACAGCGTGCTGTCGGCATTGTCGGAAGGCGATCTCGGCCGCCGGATGGACGGCAGCTATCACGGCCAGTTCCGGAACCTGCAGGAGAATTGCAACACCACGATCGAGCGCCTGCGCGACATCACTGGCAAGATCGGAGAAACGGCACTGAATGTGAACAGCGCTTCCACCGAGATCGCCACCGGAGCGCAGGATCTGGCGCAGCGCACCGAAAGCCAGGCCGCCAGCCTGGAACAGACCGCTGCCGCCATGCATGAAGTGACTGAGACAGTGCGGCAGAATGCCGCTAACGCCAGTGCCGCCGATCAGAAGGCGAGTGCCGCGCGCGAGACTGCGGCCAAGGGCGGGGCGGTGGTCAACGAGGCCGTGGCCGCGATGGGCGAAATCGAACAGAGCGCGCAGAAGATCGGCGACATCATCGGCCTGATCGACGAGATCGCCTTCCAGACCAACCTGCTTGCACTGAATGCCTCGGTAGAAGCGGCCCGGGCCGGTGAAGCCGGCAAGGGCTTTGCCGTGGTGGCGCAGGAAGTGCGCGCCCTGGCGCAGCGGTCTGCCAATGCCTCGAAGGACATCAAGGCGCTGATCCAGTCTTCCAACGCCCAGGTCAAGACCGGCGTGCAGCTGGTCAACCAGACCGGCCAGTCGCTGCAGGAGATTCTGGTGGCAGTGAAGCAGGTCAACGACATCGTGGCCGAGATCGCGACCGCCAGCAGCGAACAGGCGCGGGCGATGCAGGAGATCAACACCGCCGTCGGGCAGATGGACGAGATGACCCAGCGCAACGGCGCCTTGGTCGAGGAGACCAGTGCGGCGACCCAGACGCTGGCGCATCAGGCGCGCGACCTTTCTGACCTGATCAGCTTCTTCCGCGATGGCGGCGAGACCACGGCTGAACGGCGTCGGGAGACACGCTTCGACTGCAGCCAGGAAGACAGTCTCGAGATCGGCGGCAATGCCATTGGCCTGAAGAACTGGAGCATCAATGGCCTGCTCGCCGGTCCGTTCGACCATCCGCCGCCGATCGGTCAGCGCTTTCCGGTTCAGGCGGATCTGCGCCGCGCCGGGCTGCGTTTCAAGGCGGAAGCCGAAGTGGTGCGCATCGACGGCAATTTCGTGGCGCTCAAGTATCGGGCCGCCAATGACGACAAGCGCAAGATTGCGGCCTATTTCGCATGA